The following proteins are co-located in the Eriocheir sinensis breed Jianghai 21 chromosome 34, ASM2467909v1, whole genome shotgun sequence genome:
- the LOC127006945 gene encoding voltage-dependent anion-selective channel protein 2-like translates to MAPPVYSDLGKSARDVFGKGYHFGVLKLECKSKTSTGVEITAGGSNALESGKVAGNLETKYKVKEHGLTFTEKWNTDNTLNTEVALEDKVSKGLKLVLNTTFAPQSGKKSGVLKSTYKTDALSLNLDSTLDLGGPVVNGAAVANYKNWLVGYQMSFDTAKSKLTKNNFAVGFTNPDFILHTYANDGAEFGGSLFHKINPELEGAVDLAWSAGSNTTRFSIGCKYALDKDAALRAKVNNSAQVGLGYQQKVKDGITLTLSTLIDGKNFNQGGHKVGLALELEA, encoded by the exons ATGGCCCCCCCTGTCTATTCGGACCTTGGAAAGTCTGCCCGAGATGTGTTCGGCAAGGGCTACCACTTTGGAGTGCTCAAGCTCGAATGCAAGAGCAAGACCAGCACAGGCGTGGAGATCACAGCAGGCGGCAGCAATGCTCTTGAGAGTGGCAAGGTGGCCGGCAACCTGGAGACCAAGTACAAAGTCAAGGAGCACG GCCTAACCTTCACTGAGAAGTGGAACACAGACAACACCCTCAACACTGAGGTAGCCCTGGAGGACAAGGTGTCCAAGGGGCTCAAGCTGGTGCTCAACACCACCTTTGCGCCTCAGAGTGGCAAGAAGTCCGGAGTGCTCAAGTCCACCTACAAGACTGATGCCCTCTCCCTCAACCTGGACTCCACCTTGGACTTGGGTGGGCCCGTGGTGAATGGCGCTGCCGTAGCCAACTACAAGAACTGGCTGGTGGGCTACCAGATGTCCTTCGACACTGCCAAGTCCAAGCTTACCAAGAATAACTTTGCTGTAGGCTTCACCAACCCCGACTTCATCCTGCACACCTACGCCAACGACGGCGCTGAGTTTGGCGGCTCCCTCTTCCACAAGATTAACCCCGAGCTGGAGGGCGCTGTGGACCTGGCCTGGTCTGCTGGCTCCAACACCACAAGGTTCTCCATTGGCTGTAAATATGCCCTGGACAAGGATGCAGCTCTCAGGGCCAAGGTGAACAACTCTGCTCAGGTGGGTCTTGGGTACCAGCAGAAGGTGAAGGATGGcatcaccctcaccctctccACCCTCATTGATGGCAAGAACTTCAACCAGGGCGGCCACAAGGTGGGCTTGGCCCTGGAGCTGGAGGCCTAG